In Macrobrachium nipponense isolate FS-2020 chromosome 15, ASM1510439v2, whole genome shotgun sequence, a single genomic region encodes these proteins:
- the LOC135226906 gene encoding uncharacterized protein LOC135226906, whose translation MYPDQPPRSSKQVKRYFDHVKRKVKQEDAAVKKKLCRTGGGPPPDLRNHSEEFVIAASLMTEELIMDKDVETFHPVDEKGEPIHDVKISITEPLPSTSDLPSIS comes from the exons ATGTATCCAGACCAACCTCCACGGTCATCAAAGCAGGTCAAGCGCTATTTCGACCACGTAAAACGCAA agTGAAGCAGGAAGATGCTGCTGTCAAGAAAAAGCTATGCAGAACTGGTGGTGGTCCTCCACCAGATCTTCGAAACCATTCAGAAGAGTTTGTGATAGCCGCATCGCTGATGACAGAAGAATTGATCATGGACAAAGATGTTGAAACATTTCATCCAGTTGATGAAAAAGGAGAGCCCATACATGATGTTAAAATAA gtattacGGAGCCACTGCCTTCAACCTCTGATTTGCCTTCAATCTCATAG